In Pseudomonas asiatica, the following are encoded in one genomic region:
- a CDS encoding BolA family protein has product MTMQQRIEQQLAALAPQHLQVLNESHMHSRGQETHYKAVIVSEQFAGLNSVKRHQKVYATMGELMGEIHALAIHTYTAEEWAKVGVAPASPVCAGGGH; this is encoded by the coding sequence ATGACCATGCAACAGCGTATCGAACAGCAGTTGGCCGCCCTGGCGCCGCAACACCTGCAAGTGCTCAATGAAAGCCACATGCACAGTCGTGGTCAGGAGACCCACTACAAGGCAGTGATCGTCAGCGAGCAGTTTGCCGGGTTGAACAGCGTCAAGCGCCACCAGAAGGTGTACGCCACCATGGGTGAGCTGATGGGCGAGATCCATGCCCTGGCCATCCACACCTACACCGCCGAAGAGTGGGCCAAGGTCGGCGTTGCACCGGCCTCGCCGGTGTGCGCGGGCGGCGGGCACTGA
- the trhO gene encoding oxygen-dependent tRNA uridine(34) hydroxylase TrhO — protein MSQPIVVAALYKFVTLEDYVELREPLLKTMLDNNVKGTLLLAHEGINGTVSATREGIDGLLAWLRNDPRLADVDHKESYCDEQPFYRTKVKLKKEIVTLGVPGVDPNQAVGTYVEPKDWNALISDPEVLLIDTRNDYEVAIGTFKGAIDPKTETFREFPDYIKANFDPSKHKKVAMFCTGGIRCEKASSYMLGEGFEEVYHLKGGILKYFEEVPQEESLWDGDCFVFDNRVTVRHDLSEGEYDQCHACRHPINAEERASEHYSPGVSCPHCWDTLSEKTRRSAIDRQKQIELAKARNLPHPIGYNYKAEA, from the coding sequence ATGTCCCAACCCATCGTCGTCGCGGCGCTGTACAAGTTCGTCACCCTGGAAGACTACGTCGAGCTACGCGAGCCGCTGCTCAAGACCATGCTCGACAACAACGTCAAGGGCACCCTGCTGCTGGCCCACGAGGGCATCAACGGCACCGTTTCTGCCACTCGCGAAGGCATCGACGGCCTGCTGGCCTGGCTGCGCAACGACCCACGCCTGGCCGATGTCGATCACAAGGAATCGTACTGCGACGAACAGCCGTTCTACCGCACCAAGGTCAAGCTCAAGAAAGAGATCGTAACCCTCGGCGTACCGGGCGTGGACCCGAACCAGGCGGTCGGCACCTACGTCGAGCCCAAGGACTGGAACGCGCTGATCAGCGACCCGGAAGTGCTGCTGATCGACACCCGCAACGACTACGAAGTGGCCATCGGCACCTTCAAGGGCGCCATCGACCCGAAGACCGAAACCTTCCGCGAGTTCCCCGACTACATCAAGGCCAACTTCGACCCCAGCAAGCACAAGAAGGTTGCCATGTTCTGTACCGGCGGTATCCGTTGCGAAAAAGCCTCCAGCTACATGCTCGGTGAAGGCTTCGAGGAGGTCTATCATCTTAAGGGCGGCATCCTGAAATACTTCGAGGAAGTGCCTCAGGAAGAAAGCCTGTGGGACGGCGACTGCTTCGTTTTCGACAACCGCGTCACGGTGCGCCATGACCTGAGCGAAGGTGAGTACGACCAGTGCCACGCCTGCCGTCACCCGATCAACGCAGAGGAGCGCGCGTCCGAGCACTATTCGCCAGGGGTCAGCTGCCCGCACTGCTGGGACACCCTGAGCGAGAAGACCCGGCGTAGCGCCATCGACCGGCAGAAGCAGATCGAGCTGGCCAAGGCCCGCAACCTGCCGCACCCGATCGGTTACAACTACAAAGCCGAGGCTTGA
- a CDS encoding DsbA family protein, with translation MSARLIYVMDPMCSWCWGFAPVAAALIAQARDAGVPTRLVPGGLRTGGSALDSSTRKYILEHWQAVADATGQPFRFEGAMPDGFVYDTEPACRALVTARELDAERVWPLLALIQRSFYEQGVDVTIAPHLVDLAEQAGFDRTVFAEAFACADTRAATAADFSWAQDLGIAGFPTLLAERNGQLALLTNGYQPLERLQPLLGRWLQQAACA, from the coding sequence ATGTCTGCACGCCTGATCTATGTGATGGACCCGATGTGCTCCTGGTGCTGGGGTTTCGCACCCGTGGCCGCGGCCCTGATCGCCCAGGCGCGTGACGCAGGCGTGCCCACCCGCCTGGTGCCAGGCGGGCTGCGTACCGGCGGCAGTGCCCTGGACAGCTCTACCCGCAAGTACATCCTTGAACACTGGCAGGCGGTGGCCGACGCCACCGGCCAGCCGTTCCGCTTCGAGGGGGCCATGCCCGACGGCTTCGTCTACGACACCGAGCCGGCCTGCCGTGCCCTGGTCACCGCCCGCGAGCTGGACGCCGAACGCGTCTGGCCGCTGCTGGCGCTGATCCAGCGTTCGTTCTACGAGCAGGGAGTGGACGTCACCATTGCACCGCATCTGGTCGACCTGGCCGAACAGGCAGGCTTCGACCGCACCGTGTTCGCCGAGGCCTTCGCCTGTGCCGACACCCGCGCCGCCACTGCAGCCGATTTCAGCTGGGCCCAGGACCTGGGCATCGCCGGTTTCCCGACCTTGCTGGCCGAACGCAATGGCCAACTGGCCCTGCTGACCAACGGCTATCAGCCGCTGGAGCGCCTGCAACCCTTGCTCGGCCGCTGGCTGCAGCAGGCCGCCTGTGCTTGA
- a CDS encoding ABC transporter ATP-binding protein produces MLDVPGSPDPVPGKPHTVADRLSWAEIRRLALHHKKNLWSANLIAVLAACCSVPIPLLLPLLVDEVLLGHGDAALKWMNHLLPSSWQVAAGYIGLMLLLTLCLRLAALAFNVIQAKLFAGLAKDIVYRLRIRLIERLKRISLKEYESLGSGTVTTHLVTDLDTLDKFVGETLSRFLVAMLTLTGTAAILIWMHWQLAMLILLFNPLVIYFTVQLGKRVKHLKKLENDSTARFTQALAETLDAIQEIRAGNRQGYFLGRLGLRAREVRDYAVDSQWKSDASGRASGLLFQFGIDIFRAAAMLTVLFSDLSIGQMLAVFSYLWFMIGPVEQLLNLQYAYYAAGGALSRLNELLARADEPQYPAASNPFAGRETVGIEVRDLRFAYADEPVLEHLDLSIAPGEKVAIVGASGGGKSTLVQLLLGLYSAQAGTIRFGGASLQEIGLETLRENVAVVLQHPSLFNDTVRANLTMGRDCSDEACWQALRIAQLDATIAALPQGLDSVVGRSGVRLSGGQRQRLAIARMVLAEPKVVILDEATSALDAATEYNLHQALARFLSGRTTLIIAHRLSAVKQADRVLVFDGGHVAEDGDHQQLIAEGGLYAKLYGHLQQS; encoded by the coding sequence GTGCTTGATGTGCCTGGGTCACCCGACCCGGTACCGGGCAAACCTCACACTGTGGCCGATAGATTGAGCTGGGCGGAAATCCGCCGCCTGGCCCTGCATCACAAGAAAAACCTCTGGTCCGCCAACCTAATCGCCGTATTGGCGGCCTGCTGCAGCGTGCCTATCCCGCTGCTGTTGCCGCTGCTGGTGGATGAAGTGCTGCTGGGCCATGGCGATGCCGCGTTGAAGTGGATGAACCACCTGCTGCCGTCCAGCTGGCAGGTGGCGGCGGGCTACATCGGCCTGATGTTGCTGCTGACCCTGTGCCTGCGCCTGGCCGCCCTGGCGTTCAACGTGATCCAGGCCAAGCTGTTCGCCGGCCTGGCCAAGGACATCGTCTACCGCCTACGCATTCGCCTGATCGAGCGGCTCAAGCGCATCTCGCTGAAGGAGTACGAAAGCCTGGGCAGCGGCACGGTGACCACCCACCTGGTCACCGACCTGGACACCCTCGACAAGTTCGTCGGCGAAACCCTGAGCCGCTTCCTGGTTGCCATGCTGACCCTTACCGGCACGGCGGCCATCCTGATCTGGATGCACTGGCAGCTGGCCATGCTGATATTGCTGTTCAACCCGCTGGTGATCTATTTCACCGTGCAGTTGGGCAAGCGCGTCAAGCACCTGAAAAAGCTCGAGAACGACAGCACCGCACGCTTTACCCAGGCGCTGGCGGAAACCCTCGACGCCATTCAGGAAATCCGCGCCGGTAACCGCCAGGGCTACTTCCTCGGTCGCCTTGGCCTGCGCGCCCGCGAAGTGCGGGACTACGCCGTGGACTCGCAGTGGAAAAGCGATGCCAGCGGCCGCGCCAGTGGCCTGCTGTTCCAGTTCGGCATCGATATCTTCCGCGCCGCGGCCATGCTCACCGTGCTGTTCTCCGACCTGTCGATCGGCCAGATGCTGGCGGTATTCAGCTACCTGTGGTTCATGATCGGCCCGGTGGAGCAACTGCTCAACCTGCAATACGCCTACTACGCCGCCGGCGGCGCATTGAGCCGCCTCAACGAGCTGCTGGCACGTGCCGACGAGCCGCAGTACCCGGCGGCCAGCAACCCGTTCGCCGGCCGCGAGACGGTAGGTATCGAAGTACGCGACCTGCGCTTTGCCTATGCCGACGAGCCGGTGCTCGAGCACCTCGACCTGTCCATCGCCCCGGGCGAGAAGGTGGCGATAGTCGGCGCCAGCGGTGGCGGCAAGAGCACCCTGGTGCAGCTGTTGCTGGGGCTTTACAGCGCCCAGGCCGGCACCATCCGCTTTGGCGGTGCCAGCCTGCAGGAAATCGGCCTGGAAACCCTGCGTGAAAACGTCGCGGTGGTGTTGCAGCACCCTTCGCTGTTCAACGACACCGTGCGCGCCAACCTGACCATGGGCCGTGACTGCAGCGACGAGGCCTGCTGGCAGGCACTGCGCATCGCCCAGCTGGACGCCACCATCGCCGCCTTGCCGCAGGGCCTGGACAGTGTGGTGGGGCGCTCCGGCGTGCGCTTGTCCGGTGGCCAGCGCCAGCGCCTGGCCATTGCCCGCATGGTGCTGGCCGAACCCAAGGTGGTGATCCTCGACGAAGCCACCTCGGCCCTGGATGCCGCCACCGAATACAACCTGCACCAGGCCCTGGCGCGCTTCCTCAGCGGCCGCACCACACTGATCATCGCCCACCGCCTGTCGGCGGTGAAACAGGCCGACCGGGTGCTGGTGTTCGACGGCGGGCATGTGGCCGAGGATGGCGACCACCAGCAGCTGATTGCCGAGGGTGGGTTGTATGCCAAGCTTTACGGGCACCTGCAGCAGAGCTGA
- a CDS encoding EAL domain-containing protein: MKGHRTLEAPKLLGITWPFIAVVVFQVALGSLSLYTLSAVRAYVAGESLWSKAQKDAIYYLNLYAETRDDSTYQRYRQAITVPQGDHQLREVMDQPSPDLDAARQAVLQGGNHPDDVERIIWFYRNFRNVSYMQTAIDYWDIGDDYLGKLDMLAVEMRSSFAAGSVDARTISDWKARIVTINEGVTPAAKAFSDALGEGSRMLLRVLLITNLLTAMFLIAIAWRRSSKLLAQRQAFASALQEEKERAQITLQAIGDAVITTDVEGSIGYMNPAAEQLTHWQAGQAQGLPLSALFSLVDEQAEEDGRSLVEQVLSGSLKGGAEHARLIQRLDGSTVSVNLVGSPIVNDGQVSGIVLVLHDMTQERQYIANLSWQATHDALTGLANRREFEYRLEQALNDLARQAGRHSLMFLDLDQFKLVNDTCGHAAGDELLRHICAVLQSGLREGDTLARLGGDEFGVLLENCPPDQAERIAEQLRQLVQSLHFVWKGRPFVTTVSVGLVHMAQSPGTLETPLRAADMACYMAKEKGRNRVQVYHADDSELSMRFGEMAWIQRLHVALEENRFCLYAQEIAPLKTFEGPGHIEILLRLHDESGRTILPSSFIPAAERYGLMTALDRWVVRNVFLVIRQCLDEGREGPLSICAINLSGSSIGDDKFLEYLQRLFVEYAIPPRMICFEITETSAIANLGSAIRFINELKGLGCRFSLDDFCAGMSSFAYLKHLPVDYLKIDGSFVKDMLDDPVNRAMVEVINHIGHVMGKRTIAEFVETPLIEQALQEIGVDYAQGYLIERPQVFTCDSLQRQRIAARPLLQRAPGTFR, encoded by the coding sequence ATGAAGGGACATCGCACTCTAGAAGCGCCAAAGTTGCTCGGCATCACCTGGCCCTTCATCGCCGTTGTGGTCTTCCAGGTAGCCTTGGGCAGCCTGAGCCTTTATACGCTCTCGGCCGTGCGTGCCTACGTCGCGGGCGAAAGCCTGTGGTCCAAGGCGCAGAAAGACGCCATCTACTACCTCAACCTGTACGCCGAAACCCGCGACGACAGCACCTATCAGCGCTATCGCCAGGCCATCACCGTGCCCCAGGGCGACCACCAACTGCGCGAAGTGATGGACCAGCCCAGCCCCGACCTGGATGCCGCACGCCAGGCCGTGCTGCAAGGCGGTAACCACCCCGACGATGTCGAGCGGATCATCTGGTTCTACCGTAACTTTCGTAACGTAAGCTACATGCAGACGGCCATCGACTACTGGGACATCGGCGACGACTACCTGGGCAAGCTGGATATGCTGGCCGTGGAAATGCGCAGCAGCTTCGCCGCTGGCTCGGTCGACGCCCGCACAATAAGCGACTGGAAGGCGCGCATCGTCACCATCAACGAAGGGGTAACCCCGGCCGCCAAGGCGTTCAGCGATGCCTTGGGCGAAGGCTCGCGCATGCTGCTGCGGGTGCTGCTTATCACCAACCTGCTGACCGCGATGTTCCTGATTGCCATTGCCTGGCGCCGCTCCAGCAAGCTGCTGGCCCAGCGTCAGGCCTTTGCCAGCGCCCTGCAAGAAGAAAAGGAGCGGGCGCAGATTACCCTGCAGGCCATTGGTGATGCGGTGATTACCACTGATGTGGAGGGCAGTATCGGCTACATGAACCCGGCCGCCGAACAACTGACCCACTGGCAGGCCGGCCAAGCCCAGGGCCTGCCGTTGTCGGCGCTGTTCAGCCTGGTGGACGAGCAGGCCGAGGAAGACGGCCGCAGCCTGGTCGAGCAGGTGCTCAGCGGCAGCCTCAAGGGTGGCGCCGAGCATGCCCGGCTGATCCAGCGCCTGGACGGCAGTACTGTGTCGGTCAACCTGGTCGGCTCGCCGATCGTCAATGACGGCCAGGTCAGCGGTATCGTGCTGGTGCTGCACGACATGACCCAGGAGCGCCAGTACATCGCCAACCTGTCCTGGCAGGCGACCCATGACGCCCTGACCGGCCTGGCCAACCGCCGCGAGTTCGAATACCGCCTGGAGCAGGCGCTCAATGACCTGGCGCGCCAGGCCGGGCGGCATTCGCTGATGTTCCTGGACCTCGACCAGTTCAAGCTGGTCAACGATACCTGCGGGCATGCCGCCGGCGACGAGCTTCTGCGGCACATCTGCGCCGTGCTGCAGTCCGGCCTGCGCGAGGGCGATACCCTGGCCCGGCTGGGTGGTGACGAATTCGGCGTGCTGCTGGAAAACTGCCCGCCCGACCAGGCCGAGCGCATTGCCGAGCAGCTGCGCCAGCTGGTGCAGAGCCTGCATTTCGTGTGGAAAGGGCGGCCGTTCGTCACCACCGTCAGTGTCGGCCTTGTGCACATGGCCCAGTCCCCCGGCACCCTCGAAACCCCGCTGCGCGCCGCCGACATGGCTTGCTACATGGCCAAGGAAAAGGGCCGCAACCGCGTGCAGGTGTACCATGCCGACGACAGCGAGCTGTCCATGCGCTTTGGTGAAATGGCCTGGATCCAGCGCTTGCACGTGGCCCTGGAAGAAAACCGCTTCTGCCTGTACGCCCAGGAAATCGCCCCGCTGAAAACCTTCGAAGGCCCCGGCCATATCGAGATCCTGCTGCGCCTGCACGACGAAAGCGGGCGTACCATCCTGCCCAGCAGTTTCATCCCGGCGGCCGAGCGCTACGGCCTGATGACCGCGCTGGACCGCTGGGTGGTGCGCAATGTGTTTCTGGTCATCCGCCAGTGCCTGGACGAAGGGCGCGAGGGGCCGCTGTCGATCTGCGCGATCAACCTGTCGGGGTCGAGCATTGGCGATGACAAGTTCCTCGAATACTTGCAACGCCTGTTCGTCGAATACGCCATTCCGCCACGGATGATCTGTTTCGAAATCACCGAAACCAGCGCCATAGCCAACCTTGGCAGCGCCATCCGTTTCATCAACGAGTTGAAGGGGCTGGGTTGTCGCTTCTCGCTCGACGATTTCTGCGCCGGCATGTCGTCGTTCGCCTATCTCAAGCATTTGCCCGTGGATTACCTGAAGATCGACGGGAGTTTCGTCAAGGACATGCTCGACGACCCGGTCAACCGGGCCATGGTCGAGGTCATCAACCACATCGGTCACGTAATGGGCAAGCGCACCATTGCCGAATTCGTCGAAACACCCTTGATCGAGCAGGCCTTGCAGGAAATTGGCGTGGATTATGCCCAGGGCTACCTCATCGAACGCCCTCAGGTGTTCACCTGTGACAGTCTGCAGCGCCAACGGATCGCCGCCCGGCCTCTGTTGCAGCGGGCACCTGGCACGTTTCGCTAG
- a CDS encoding TenA family transcriptional regulator, protein MIDAFVRIGPLMDPASYPQWAQQLIEDCRESKRRVVEHEFYARLRDGQLKQSTIRQYLIGGWPVVEQFSLYMAHNLTKTRYGRHQGEDMARRWLMRNIRVELNHADYWVNWCQAHGVHLHELQAQEVPPELNGLNDWCWRVCATENLAISMAATNYAIEGATGEWSAVVCSTDTYALGFPEDQRKRAMKWLKMHAQYDDAHPWEALEIICTLAGENPTLGLRNELRKAICKSYDCMYLFLERCMQLEGRQQGRMRPVLAAG, encoded by the coding sequence GTGATTGACGCATTCGTTCGTATCGGGCCTTTGATGGATCCCGCCAGCTACCCCCAATGGGCCCAGCAACTGATTGAAGACTGCCGCGAGAGCAAGCGCCGGGTAGTCGAGCATGAGTTCTACGCGCGCCTGCGCGATGGCCAGTTGAAGCAATCGACCATTCGCCAGTACCTGATCGGTGGCTGGCCGGTGGTGGAGCAGTTCTCGCTGTACATGGCCCACAACCTGACCAAGACCCGCTATGGCCGGCACCAGGGCGAAGACATGGCGCGGCGCTGGCTGATGCGCAACATCCGTGTCGAGCTCAACCACGCCGACTATTGGGTGAACTGGTGCCAGGCGCATGGCGTGCACCTGCACGAGCTGCAGGCCCAGGAAGTGCCGCCTGAACTGAACGGCCTGAACGACTGGTGCTGGCGCGTGTGCGCCACCGAGAACCTGGCCATTTCCATGGCGGCGACCAACTACGCCATCGAAGGTGCGACCGGTGAATGGTCGGCGGTGGTGTGCTCCACCGACACCTATGCGCTGGGCTTCCCGGAGGACCAGCGCAAGCGGGCGATGAAGTGGCTGAAGATGCATGCCCAGTATGACGACGCGCACCCGTGGGAGGCGCTGGAGATCATCTGTACGCTGGCTGGCGAGAACCCGACCCTGGGGCTGCGCAATGAACTGCGCAAGGCGATTTGCAAGAGCTACGACTGCATGTACCTGTTCCTGGAACGGTGCATGCAGCTGGAAGGGCGCCAGCAAGGGCGCATGCGCCCGGTGTTGGCAGCGGGGTAG
- a CDS encoding YciK family oxidoreductase — MFDYTARPDLLQGRVILVTGAGRGIGAAAAKAYAALGATVLLLGKTEANLNEVYDQIEAAGHPQPVVIPFNLETALPHQYDELAVMIEDQFGRLDGLLNNASIIGPRTPLEQLSGDNFMRVMHINVNATFMLTSTLLPLLKLSEDASVVFTSSSVGRKGRAYWGAYGVSKFATEGLMQTLADELEGVAPVRSNSINPGATRTAMRAQAYPSENPQNNPLPEEIMPVYLYLMGPDSKGVNGQAFNAQ; from the coding sequence ATGTTCGACTACACCGCCCGCCCCGACCTGCTGCAAGGCCGGGTCATCCTGGTTACCGGTGCCGGCCGCGGCATCGGCGCCGCTGCCGCCAAGGCCTACGCGGCGCTGGGCGCTACCGTGCTGCTGCTGGGCAAGACCGAGGCCAACCTCAACGAGGTCTACGACCAGATCGAAGCCGCCGGGCACCCGCAACCGGTGGTGATCCCGTTCAATCTGGAAACCGCCCTGCCCCACCAGTACGACGAACTGGCGGTAATGATCGAAGACCAGTTCGGCCGCCTCGACGGCCTGCTGAACAACGCTTCGATCATCGGCCCGCGTACGCCGCTGGAGCAGCTGTCGGGTGACAACTTCATGCGCGTGATGCACATCAACGTCAATGCCACCTTCATGCTCACCAGCACCCTGCTGCCGCTGCTGAAGCTGTCGGAAGACGCTTCGGTGGTGTTCACCAGCAGCAGCGTCGGGCGCAAGGGCCGGGCCTACTGGGGCGCCTATGGCGTGTCCAAGTTCGCCACCGAGGGCCTGATGCAAACCCTGGCCGATGAACTGGAAGGCGTGGCACCAGTGCGCTCCAACAGCATCAACCCCGGTGCCACGCGCACGGCGATGCGGGCACAGGCCTACCCTAGCGAAAACCCGCAGAACAACCCGCTGCCGGAAGAGATCATGCCGGTATACCTGTACCTGATGGGGCCGGACAGCAAAGGGGTGAATGGGCAGGCGTTCAACGCCCAGTAA
- the mupP gene encoding N-acetylmuramic acid 6-phosphate phosphatase MupP, with protein sequence MSLRAVLFDMDGTLLDTAPDFIAICQAMLAERGLPAVDDKLIRDVISGGARAMVAATFAISPEAEGFEALRLEFLERYQRDCAVHSKLFDGMAELLADIEKGNLLWGVVTNKPVRFAEPIMQQLGLAERSALLICPDHVKNSKPDPEPLILACKTLGLDPASVLFVGDDLRDIESGRDAGTRTAAVRYGYIHPEDNPNNWGADVVVDHPLELRKVIDSALCGC encoded by the coding sequence ATGAGTTTGCGAGCAGTACTCTTCGACATGGACGGCACCTTGCTCGACACGGCGCCGGACTTCATCGCCATCTGCCAGGCCATGCTCGCCGAGCGCGGCCTGCCGGCCGTCGATGACAAGCTGATCCGCGACGTGATCTCCGGCGGCGCCCGGGCGATGGTCGCCGCAACCTTCGCCATCAGCCCGGAGGCCGAGGGCTTCGAAGCCCTGCGCCTTGAGTTCCTCGAGCGCTACCAGCGTGACTGCGCGGTGCACAGCAAGCTGTTCGACGGCATGGCCGAGCTGTTGGCCGACATCGAGAAAGGCAACCTGCTGTGGGGTGTGGTCACCAACAAGCCGGTGCGCTTCGCCGAGCCGATCATGCAGCAACTGGGCCTGGCCGAGCGTTCGGCGCTGCTCATCTGCCCGGACCACGTCAAGAACAGCAAGCCCGACCCCGAGCCGCTGATCCTCGCCTGCAAGACCCTCGGCCTGGACCCGGCCAGCGTACTGTTCGTCGGCGACGACCTGCGCGACATCGAGTCTGGCCGCGACGCCGGCACTCGCACGGCAGCGGTGCGCTACGGCTATATTCATCCAGAGGACAACCCCAACAACTGGGGCGCCGATGTGGTGGTGGACCACCCGCTGGAACTGCGCAAGGTGATCGACAGCGCGCTGTGCGGCTGCTGA
- the ubiG gene encoding bifunctional 2-polyprenyl-6-hydroxyphenol methylase/3-demethylubiquinol 3-O-methyltransferase UbiG, with product MSNVDRAEIAKFEALAHRWWDRESEFKPLHEINPLRVNWIDERVSLAGKKVLDVGCGGGILSEAMALRGATVTGIDMGEAPLAVAQLHQLESGVQVEYRQITAEALAEEMPEQFDVVTCLEMLEHVPDPSSVIRACYRMVKPGGQVFFSTINRNPKAYLLAIVGAEYILKMLPRGTHDFKKFIRPSELGAWSRVAGLQVKDIIGLTYNPLTKHYKLSSDVDVNYMVQTLREE from the coding sequence ATGAGCAACGTCGACCGCGCCGAAATCGCCAAGTTCGAAGCGCTGGCCCACCGCTGGTGGGACCGCGAAAGCGAGTTCAAGCCGCTGCACGAAATCAACCCGCTGCGCGTCAACTGGATCGACGAGCGCGTCAGCCTCGCCGGCAAGAAGGTGCTGGACGTGGGTTGCGGCGGCGGCATCCTCAGCGAGGCGATGGCCCTGCGCGGCGCCACGGTCACCGGCATCGACATGGGCGAGGCGCCACTGGCGGTGGCCCAGCTGCACCAGCTGGAGTCGGGCGTGCAGGTGGAATACCGGCAGATCACCGCCGAAGCCCTGGCCGAGGAAATGCCCGAACAGTTCGACGTGGTCACCTGCCTGGAAATGCTCGAGCACGTGCCCGACCCGTCTTCGGTCATCCGCGCCTGCTACCGCATGGTCAAGCCTGGCGGCCAGGTGTTCTTCTCCACCATCAACCGCAACCCCAAGGCCTACCTGCTGGCCATCGTCGGCGCCGAGTACATCCTGAAGATGCTGCCGCGCGGCACCCACGACTTCAAGAAGTTCATCCGCCCGTCCGAGCTGGGCGCCTGGAGCCGCGTTGCCGGCCTGCAGGTGAAAGACATCATCGGCCTGACCTACAACCCACTGACCAAGCACTACAAGCTCAGCAGCGACGTCGACGTCAACTACATGGTCCAGACCCTGCGCGAGGAATAA
- the mtnA gene encoding S-methyl-5-thioribose-1-phosphate isomerase yields the protein MRERLLAAEKVTGIRWQGGVLHLLDQRLLPSEECWLACDNVAQVAAAIRDMAVRGASAIGIAAAYGLVLALEERLAEGGDWEMDLEEDFLVLAEARPTAANLFWALNRMRERLQRLRPEEDVLAALEAEAVAIHESDREANLTMAQHGIELIRRHQGNAQILLTYGNAGALACGGFGTALGVIRAGYLEGMVERVYAGETRPWLHGSRLTAWELANEGIPVTLCADSALAHLMKSKGITWVVVGADCIAANGDVASKIGTYQLAVSAMHHGVRFMVVAPSTSIDLNLATGEDIPLEERAADELLDIGGTRVAPDVEVFNPVFDVTPADLIDVIVTERGIVERPDATKLAQLICRKRLH from the coding sequence ATGCGCGAGCGACTTTTGGCGGCGGAGAAGGTGACCGGGATCCGCTGGCAGGGCGGCGTCCTGCACCTGCTCGACCAGCGCCTGCTGCCGTCGGAAGAGTGCTGGCTGGCCTGCGACAATGTCGCGCAGGTAGCAGCGGCGATCCGCGACATGGCCGTGCGCGGCGCCTCGGCCATCGGCATTGCCGCGGCCTATGGCCTGGTGCTGGCCCTGGAAGAGCGGCTGGCCGAGGGCGGCGACTGGGAAATGGACCTGGAGGAAGACTTCCTTGTCCTGGCTGAAGCGCGCCCTACCGCCGCCAACCTGTTCTGGGCGCTGAACCGCATGCGTGAGCGCCTGCAGCGCCTGCGTCCGGAGGAAGACGTGCTGGCTGCACTGGAGGCCGAGGCGGTGGCCATCCACGAGAGCGATCGCGAGGCCAACCTGACCATGGCCCAGCACGGTATCGAGCTGATCCGCCGCCACCAGGGCAACGCCCAGATCCTGCTCACCTATGGCAACGCCGGTGCTCTGGCCTGTGGTGGTTTCGGTACCGCGCTGGGGGTGATCCGTGCCGGTTACCTGGAGGGCATGGTCGAGCGTGTATACGCCGGCGAGACCCGCCCCTGGCTGCATGGTTCGCGCCTGACTGCCTGGGAGCTGGCCAACGAAGGCATCCCGGTGACCCTGTGCGCCGACTCGGCGCTTGCCCACCTGATGAAAAGCAAGGGCATCACCTGGGTGGTGGTGGGCGCGGACTGCATCGCCGCCAACGGCGACGTGGCCAGCAAGATCGGCACCTACCAGCTGGCGGTCAGCGCCATGCACCACGGCGTACGTTTCATGGTGGTGGCGCCGAGCACCAGCATCGACCTGAACCTGGCCACGGGCGAGGACATCCCGCTGGAAGAGCGCGCTGCCGACGAGTTGCTGGACATTGGCGGCACCCGCGTGGCGCCGGATGTCGAGGTGTTCAACCCGGTATTCGACGTGACCCCTGCCGACCTGATCGACGTGATCGTGACCGAGCGCGGCATCGTCGAGCGGCCGGATGCCACCAAGCTGGCGCAATTGATCTGCCGCAAGCGGCTGCACTGA